CAGTCCCGCGCCCCTTTCGGGGCGCCCCCACTACCGCGTGCTTCGGCGGCAGGCGCGGAGTGCCCGTGTCATGCGCAGCGTGGCGAACAGGTGGTCGTAGCGGGTCGTGATGGGGGCGGGGTCGTAGCGGTGGGCGCTTCGCAGGGCTGCCGCTGCCATGCCGTGGCGCAGGGCGTCGTCGGCGATGAGGTCGAGGATCGCGTCGGCGAGGGCGGGGGCGTCGTCGACGGGGACGAGGCGGCCGTCGACGCCGTCCGTGACGATTTCGGCGGGCCCCAGCGGGCAGTCCGTGCTGATCACCGGTACCCCGCAGCGCATCGCCTCCACCAGCGTCATCCCGAAGGACTCCGCGTCCGACGCGCTCACCACCAGGGACGCCTTCGCGAACTCCGCCTCGATGGGGGTGCAGGGCCCCATCAGCCGGGCCCGGCCCGCGAGGCCGAGTTCGTCGATCAACGCCTCCAGCCCCTCCTTCGCGTTGCCGCCGCCGTAGATGCGCAAGTGCCAGTCGGGTTCCTTGGCCGCGACCGTCGCGAACGCCTCCAGCAGCAGGTCGAAGCGTTTGCCGGGGGCGAGCCGGCCGGCCGCCGCGATCACCTTCGAGGTGCCGTCGGACGGCGGGACGTCCACCGGCGGCACGATGTTCGGCACCGACACCACCCGTACCCCCGGCAGCGGCATCCGCCTGCGGTAGACCCGCGCGTCGGCCTCGGTCATCGTCACCACCGCGTCCATGGACCGGTAGTGGCGGGCGAGCTCGGCGCGCAGCCGCTTGCCGTGCGCGTCGTGCCGCAGGTGTTCCTGGGCGATGCGCAGCGCGCGGCGGGGGCCGAAGCGGGCGAGGTAGACGTTGATGCCGGGCCGGGTGCCGATGATCACGTCGGCGTCGCACCGTTCGAGGTGGGCGCGGACGCGCAGGTCGGTGAGGCGGGAGTACTGCTTGTGCCGCTTCTCGGCGGTGGGGAAGTCCTCGGCGGGTTGCGCGTAGGCGGGGTCGTCCAGGTCGGGGCTGCCGGGGCGGGTGTCCACCAGCGGGACGAGGCGGACGCGCGGGTCGAGGTCGAAGCGGGGGGTGTCCCGGTGCCGGGACATGGAGACGATCTCCACGTCGTGGTCGTCGGCGAGCGCGGCGGCGAGGTTGAAGGTGGTGCGGACGGTGCCGCCGATGGCGTACGCGTTGTGCAGCAGGAAGGTGATCTTCCGGCGGCGGCGCCGCCAGAGGTGGAGGGCCAGCCGGACGGCGGCCCTCCGGGCCGGGCCGGGGCCCGTGGGGTGGCTCGTCGTGCTCGTCGTGCGGTTCATCCAGTGCCTTCCCGACGCGACCTCTTGTCCGGACGCGCGACGCGTGACGTACGGGACACGGTGGCCCGACGAGGTAAACCACCGGGCCGCCCGCGGTGAGAGGCGGGTAAGAAGCCCGCCCGCACCCCGGTCCACCCGGTGGGTACCCGGCCGCGGCCTTGGCAGACTGGTGGGGTGACCCAGACAGTTCTGCTGGCCGAGGACGACCGTGCCATCCGTCATGCCCTGGAACGCGCCCTGACGCTCGAGGGTTACGAGGTGACCGCCGTGGCCGACGGGGTGGAGGCCCTCGCGCACGCCCACCGCACCCCGCCCGACGTGCTGCTTCTCGACGTGATGATGCCCGGCATCGACGGCCTTCAGGTCTGCCGTGTACTCCGTGCGGAGGGTGACCGTACGCCCATCCTGATGCTGACCGCGCTGGTCGAGACGGCGGACCGGATCGCCGGTCTGGACGCGGGCGCGGACGACTACGTCGTCAAACCGTTCGACGTGGAGGAGGTCTTCGCCCGGCTGCGCGCGCTGCTGCGGCGCACGGGGACGGCGGGGTACGGCGGGTACGCCGGTCCCGACGGTCCGAACGGCGGTGCGGTGCTCAAGGGGGAGCGCTGGTCCGGCGGGCAACTGTCGGTGGCGGGGCTGCGCATGGACGTGCAGGCGCGGCGGGCGTGGCGCGGGGAGCGGGAGCTGGAGCTCACCCGCACGGAGTTCGACCTGCTGGAACTCCTCGCGCGCAACGCCGGGATCGTGCTCGACCACGCCACGATCTACGACCGCATCTGGGGCTACGACTTCGGCCCCGGCTCCAAGAACCTCGCGGTCTACGTCGGCTATCTGCGCCGCAAGCTGGACGAACCGGGGGCGCCGGCGCTGATCCACACGGTGCGGGGTGTGGGGTACGTGCTGAGGGAGGACTAGGCGTGCGCCGAGGGCTGAGCAGGCGCCGGGACCGGACGTCCCGGTGAGCCGGGTTCCCGGCCGGCTGAGGACGGTGTCGTCGCTGCGGACGACCTTCACCGTGTCGTTCGCGGCCGTCGCCGTCGGCGTCACCGTGCTGATCGGGTTCCTCAGTTACGACGCCGCGGCCCGGCTCGTCCGCGTCGACGAGAAGACCGTGTTCTCCGAGCGCGTGGAGGATCTGCGCAACCAGGTGCGGCAGCAGCGGTTCGACTCCGACGACTTCGCCAAGGACGATCCCGACCGGGACGGTCCGCGTGCCGCGATCTTCCGTTCCAGCCGGATGGACGTGCAGGTCATCGGCCCGTCCGGCACGGTCGTCGACCCCGGCAAGCCGCGGCTGCCGGTGGACGCCACCGGCCGCCGGATGGCCGGGGCGGCGACGGCCGGGCAGCTGGTCGAGCAGGGCGAGGTCGCGGTCGCGGGCGACTTCTACCGGGTGGCGATCGTCTCGCTGGGCGGCGGGCGCGGCGCGGTGCAGGTGGCGCAGGAGTTCAGCGACACCGAGGATCTGCTGCGGGAGCTGCAGAAACGGACGATCCTGCTGGTCGCCGCGGTGGTGAGCGGCTCCGGGCTGTTCGGCTGGTGGCTGGCCCGGCGGATCACCCGGCGGCTGGTCCGGCTCACGGAGGCGGCGGAGAACGTGGCCCGCACCCGGCGGCTGGGCATCCAGGTGCCGGTGACCGGGCACGACGAGGTGGCCCGGCTCGGCCGCTCGTTCGACCGGATGCTCGGCCGGCTGGCGCAGTCGGAGGAGGACCAGCGCCGTCTCGTGCAGGACGCGGGGCACGAGCTGCGGACGCCGCTGACCTCGCTGCGGACGAACATCTCGCTGCTGCGCCGCATCGACGAACTGCCGCCCTCGACGCGGGAGGAACTCGTCGCCGACCTCGCGCAGGAGTCCCGCGAGCTGACGGACCTCGTCAACGAGCTGGTCGACCTCGCGGCCGGGCAGTCGGACGCCGAGCCGGTGCGGCGGGTGGCGCTGGGCGACCTCGCGGAGGACGTGGCGGTGATCGTCCGCCGCCGTACGGGGCGCGAGGTGACGGTCCGGGTCACCGGGGACACGACGGTGGACGGGCGGGCGTCGGCGTTGCAGCGGGCGGTGTCGAACCTGGTCGAGAACGCGGTGAAGTTCGACCGCGGCGGTACCGCCCCGATCACGGTGACGGTGGCGGGCCCGGCGCACACGGGGGCGACCCGCACGGACGCGGCGCCGCCGCGCGCGGGCGCGGTGCGGGTGGAGGTGCTGGACCGGGGGCCGGGGGTGGCGGAGGAGGACCTCCAGCGGATCTTCGACCGCTTCTACCGGACGGCGGACGCGCGCAGCCTGCCGGGGTCGGGGCTGGGGCTGTCGATCGTCCGCGAGGTGGCGACGTCGCACGGAGGCGCGGCGTTCGCCTACCGACGGGAGGGCGGCGGTTCGGTCATGGGGTTCACGGTGACGGGGGCTGCGCCCAAGGGAGCCTGACAGCTCGGGGGTTCGTGTCGTGGTGCGGGTGCGGGTGCGGGTGCGGGTGCGTCGTGGCTGGTCGCGGCGGAGCCGCAGATCGACACGGCTCCGCGCCCTCAGCCGACCACGAGGCTGCGGCGTTCGACCAGAACGACGTCGCGCCAGCGGCCGTGGTGGCGGCCGATCCGTTCGCGGGTGCCGATGACGCGGAAGCCCAGGCGGGCGTGCAGCGCGAGGCTGGCGGTGTTCTCGGGGAAGATGCCGGACTGGACGGTCCAGATGCCGGCCGCCTCCGTGGAGGCGAGCAGCGCCCGCAGCAGCGCGGAGCCCACGCCCCGGCCCCGGGCGTCCGGGTGGACGTAGACCGAGTGCTCGACGACGCCGGCGTACGCGCAGCGGTCGGAGACTGCCGTCGCGGCGACCCAGCCGAGCACGGCCCCGGAGCCGTCCGCCCCGGTTCCGTCCTCCGCCACGAACCGGTGTTCGGGCAGCTTGGCGGCGTCGAACACCGGCCAGGTGGGCGCGGTCGTCTCGAACGTCGCGTCGCCCTCGTCGATGCCCGCGCGGTAGATGGCCAGGACCTGGTCCGCGTGAGTCCCGGTCATCGGTACGACATGCATGGTGCCCACCCCCTCAGTTGCCGCCGCGCGGGGCGTACATGATGACCGCCATGCCGGCGAGGCAGATCAGGGCTCCGACGATGTCGTAGCGGTCGGGGCGGTAGCCGTCGGCGACCATGCCCCAGGCGATCGAGCCGGCGACGAAGATGCCGCCGTACGCGGCGAGGATGCGTCCGAAGTGGTCGTCGTTCTGGAAGGTGGCCACCACCCCGTACAGCCCCAGCGCGATCACCCCCGCGCCGATCCACGCCCACCCGCGGTGTTCGCGCACGCCCTGCCACACCAGCCAGGCACCCCCGATCTCGAACAGCGCGGCGACGGCGAACAGGGCGAGGGAGCGGACGACGAGCACGGCGGGAGTCTTTCCGGGAGGGGACGGGAGGGGACGGGAGGGGACGGGAAGGGACGGGAGGGGACGGGAGGGGACGGGAGGTCGGGAAAGGCCGAGGGAGGTCGGGGGCGGCGGGTCGAAGGGGGCGGTGACGTGGGCGAGGTGCTGGTCGGTTCCGATGTCTTCCGGCACTAAGGAGCGTGTAAAGACTGCCGGAAGTCGGCAATGCGGCAGGCGCACATGGTCGGCAGGATAAAGGCGGGGCAACCGCATCGGACCAACTCGATGCCGGACACCGGCAGGTGACGGCACCGCGGCCCGCGCCTGCCCTCTCCTCTCCCCCCACCCGTCGAGGACGGACGCCGTGCACGCCGAGCAGTGAAGGACGTTACCGCTGATGAATGCCATGACCGTGGGCCTGGGCGCGCTCGTCGTCCTCTGCCTGCTCGCCGTACTCGCTCTCTCCCGGCTGTTCCGCAAGGTGGAACAGGGCAAGGCGCTCATCGTCTCCAAGATGCGCAAGGTGGACGTGACCTTCACCGGGCAGGTCGTGCTGCCGGTGCTGCACCGGGCCGAGGTGATGGACATCTCGGTGAAGACCATCGAGATCACCCGGGCCGGCAAGGAGGGGCTGATCTGCCGGGACAACATCCGCGCGGACATCCGCATCTCGTTCTTCGTCAAGGTCAACAAGACCGTCGAGGACGTCGTGAAGGTCGCCCAGGCGGTCGGCACGGCGCGGGCCAGTGACCGCGACACGCTCCAGGAGCTGTTCCACGCGAAGTTCTCCGAGGCGCTCAAGACCGTCGGCAAGCAGCTGGACTTCACCGACCTCTACACCAAGCGCGAGGAGCTGCGGTACCGGATCATCGAGGTCATCGGGGTCGACCTCAACGGCTACCACCTCGAGGACGCGGCGATCGACTACCTGGAGCAGACGCCGCTGACCCAGCTCGACCCGGCCAACGTCCTGGACGCGCAGGGCATCCGGAAGATCACCGAGCTGACGGCCGTGGAGCACGTGCGCACCAACGAGGCGCAGCGCACGGAGGAGAAGGAGATCACCCGGCAGAACGTGGACGCCCGGGAGGCCGTCCTGGAACTGGAGCGGCGCCAGGCCGACGCCGAGATCAAGCAGCGCCGGGAGATCGAGACCGTACGGGCGCGCGAGGAGGCCGAGACGGCGCGCGTGGTGGAGGAGGAGCGGCTGCGCGCGCAGGGCGCGTTCCTGCGCACGGAGGAACAGCTCGGCGTGCAGCGCGAGAACCAGGCCCGCGAGGTCGCCGTCGCGGCGAAGAACCGGGAACGGGTCCTCGCGATCGAGAGCGAGCGGATAGAGAAGGACCGGCTCCTCGAGGTCATCGCGCGGGAGCGGGAGACCGAGCTGACCCGGATCGCGGCCTCCAAGGAGGTGGAGGCGGAGAAGCGGGACATCGCCGAGGTGGTGCGCGAGCGGGTCGCCGTGGACCGTACGGTCGCCGAGCAGGAGGAGTCCATCAAGAAGCTCCGCGCGGTGGAGGAGGCGGAGCGGCAGCGGCAGGCCGTGATCATCGCCGCCGAGGCGGAGGCGCAGGAGAAGCTGGTCAAGGACATCAAGGCGGCGGAGGCGGCCGAGCAGTCCGCGACGCACCGCGCGGCCGAGGAACTGACCATGGCAGAGGCCCGGTTGAAGAGCGCCGAGCTGGAGGCGCAGGCCAAGCTGAAGCTCGCGGAGGCCACCCGGGCCGAGAGCGCGGCCGAGGGGCTGGCCGCGGTGGAGGTCCGCGACAAGGAGGCGGACGTCATCGGCAAGGCCGGCCGGGCGGAGGCCGAGGCGGCCGAGGCGCGGCTGCGGGCGGAGGCCGAGGGAGCGCGGGCCAAGGCGCTCGCGGACGCCGAGGGCACCCGGGCCAAGGCGCTCGCCGAGGCGGACGGCGTCGGCGAGAAGCTGAAGGCCGAGGCGGCCGGGCTGACGGAGAAGGCGGCGGCGATGGCCGCGCTCGACGAGGCGTCCCGCGCGCACGAGGAGTACCGGCTGCGGCTGGCCGCCGAGAAGGACATCCGGCTGGCCGGGCTCGACGTGCAGCGGCAGATCGCCGAGGCGCAGGCGACGGTGCTGGCCACGGGGCTGGAGAACGCGGACATCGACATCGTCGGGGGCGAGTCGGTCTTCTTCGACCGGCTGATGTCGTCCATCGCGCTCGGCAAGGGCGTGGACGGCTTCGTCGAGCACTCGCAGACGGCGCAGGCGCTGGCCAGGCCGTACCTGGACGGCACGTCGAGCCTCGCCGACGACCTCGGCCGGGTGCTCGGCTCGGTCTCCACGGCGGACGTGCAGAACCTGACCGTCTCCGCGCTGCTGATGAAGCTCATGCAGACGGGCGGCGCGCAGGCCGGACAGGTGCGCAAGCTGCTCGACCGGGCGGGCGAACTGGGCCTCGCGGACACCCCGCTGACGTCCCTGAAGGCCGGGGCGCTGAACGGCAGCGCCGGCGCCTGACCGGCGCCCCGCCCCCTTTCGTCTTCCGGAGCCGCCGCACAGGGGACGGCGGCTCCGGAACACCCCTTCGCGCCCCCGCACGGACCTTCGCGCCCCCGCAGGAAAGGACCCCCATGACGACCGGGGTGAACAGCAGCACGCACGAACCGTCGGCCCCCGGCGTCCCGGGAGCCGACGCCGCCCCCGGCGCCTACGAACTCCTCCGGGACCGGCTCACCGCCCAGGCGGGCGAACTCGTCCGGCGCGCCGAGGCGTTGAACGCGCGCCGCGTCGAGGAGTTCGGCGCCGCCCGCCTCGAACTCACCGGTACCGAGCGGTTGCAAAGCAAAAGCGCGTGCGTGGCGCAGGACGCCGTCGCCCTCGGCGAGGTGCTGCTGCTCGGGTACGAGACCGGCCCGGCCGGCAGCGCCGACGGGACGGCCGTCGGGGACGTGTTCGCACTGCACGGCCCCGATCTCGCCCGGCTGCCCGAGGACGCCGTACCGGGGCTGCTCGACGACCCCGCGTTCGTACGGGAGTTCGCGGCCCTGTACCGCTACTACCGCGAGGCGACCCTGCTGCGGCTGCGCCGGGTCGACGGCCGGCTGCTCGCCGTGTTCCGCACCGGCGAGAAGGCCGACGACATCCGCGTCCTGCGCTGGGCGGTCGGCGACGACGGACGCGTCTCCTTCCTCGACGCGCGCGGCGACCGCGACCACGTCCTGCCGCCCGCCCACGACTTCACGTGGACCCCCACCACCCGCGAGGACCACGTCCTCGGCCGCCACCCGCACGTCTCCATCGGCGGCGAGGTGTACGTCGCCACCGTCGGCGGCACGCTCACCGTCAAGACGGAGAACGACACCGAGACCGCCGACGGCATCCACTCCGAGCCGGTCGCCGAACCGCTCCAGGCGCTCGCCGACGCGGACATCGCGCACGCGCGGGTCGGCGCGCTGATCCTGCTGCGGGTGCGCCCCTACAAGGAGGACACCGACCGGTACCTGGTCTTCAACACCCTCACCAGGGCCGTCGTCCGCCTCGACGGCATCGGGCGGGCCTGCCGCCGCCTCCCCGACGACCAGGGCATCGTCTTCCCCGGCGGCCACTGCCTGGCCACCGGCACTCACCGCACGTACGAACTCGACACGGAGGGCCTGGAGTTCGAGCGTGAGGTGCGCTCGCCCAACGGCGAGGACGTGCTGTTCGCGTTCCGCGCGCCCGCCGGGGGCCGCACCCTGCTGCTCCCCTACCACACGATCCGCAAGGAGGTCGCGGCCCCGCTGTCCTGCCGGGGCTGGGCGCTCGCGGACGACGGCACGCTCACCCTGCTGCGCGGCGGGGGCGACGAGCCCGCCCGGGTGCACCCCGTCCAGCGCTGGTCGTCCCCGTTCGTCTCCGACACCTACGAGGCCGCCCGCCCCGCCGGTACCGGTCCCCTCGCCCGGATCGGCAACGCCGACCTCGTGCGCGGCATCGCCGCCTGCCTGTCCGTGGCCCACGCCGCCACCGGGACCACGCCCACCGGCGAGGTCTACGCGGAGCTGGCCGCCGCCTGCGTCCGCACCGCCGACGCCCACCACTGGCTGGCCGACCCGGAGGCCGGCGACCTCGCCGACCCGCTGGCCCGGCTGCGCGCCACCGCCGAGCAGGTGCTCGCCGAGTTCGACACCGTGCGCACCCTGACCCGGCAGGCGGCCGACGCGCTCGACGAGGCCGACGCCCGCCTCGCCGCCGTCGTCCGCCGGCTGCGCGGCGAGGCACCGCGCGGGGCCGCCGACTGGGCGGCCGGACTGACC
The DNA window shown above is from Streptomyces sp. NBC_00670 and carries:
- a CDS encoding glycosyltransferase family 4 protein, which gives rise to MNRTTSTTSHPTGPGPARRAAVRLALHLWRRRRRKITFLLHNAYAIGGTVRTTFNLAAALADDHDVEIVSMSRHRDTPRFDLDPRVRLVPLVDTRPGSPDLDDPAYAQPAEDFPTAEKRHKQYSRLTDLRVRAHLERCDADVIIGTRPGINVYLARFGPRRALRIAQEHLRHDAHGKRLRAELARHYRSMDAVVTMTEADARVYRRRMPLPGVRVVSVPNIVPPVDVPPSDGTSKVIAAAGRLAPGKRFDLLLEAFATVAAKEPDWHLRIYGGGNAKEGLEALIDELGLAGRARLMGPCTPIEAEFAKASLVVSASDAESFGMTLVEAMRCGVPVISTDCPLGPAEIVTDGVDGRLVPVDDAPALADAILDLIADDALRHGMAAAALRSAHRYDPAPITTRYDHLFATLRMTRALRACRRSTR
- a CDS encoding response regulator transcription factor, coding for MTQTVLLAEDDRAIRHALERALTLEGYEVTAVADGVEALAHAHRTPPDVLLLDVMMPGIDGLQVCRVLRAEGDRTPILMLTALVETADRIAGLDAGADDYVVKPFDVEEVFARLRALLRRTGTAGYGGYAGPDGPNGGAVLKGERWSGGQLSVAGLRMDVQARRAWRGERELELTRTEFDLLELLARNAGIVLDHATIYDRIWGYDFGPGSKNLAVYVGYLRRKLDEPGAPALIHTVRGVGYVLRED
- a CDS encoding sensor histidine kinase yields the protein MSRVPGRLRTVSSLRTTFTVSFAAVAVGVTVLIGFLSYDAAARLVRVDEKTVFSERVEDLRNQVRQQRFDSDDFAKDDPDRDGPRAAIFRSSRMDVQVIGPSGTVVDPGKPRLPVDATGRRMAGAATAGQLVEQGEVAVAGDFYRVAIVSLGGGRGAVQVAQEFSDTEDLLRELQKRTILLVAAVVSGSGLFGWWLARRITRRLVRLTEAAENVARTRRLGIQVPVTGHDEVARLGRSFDRMLGRLAQSEEDQRRLVQDAGHELRTPLTSLRTNISLLRRIDELPPSTREELVADLAQESRELTDLVNELVDLAAGQSDAEPVRRVALGDLAEDVAVIVRRRTGREVTVRVTGDTTVDGRASALQRAVSNLVENAVKFDRGGTAPITVTVAGPAHTGATRTDAAPPRAGAVRVEVLDRGPGVAEEDLQRIFDRFYRTADARSLPGSGLGLSIVREVATSHGGAAFAYRREGGGSVMGFTVTGAAPKGA
- a CDS encoding GNAT family N-acetyltransferase — translated: MTGTHADQVLAIYRAGIDEGDATFETTAPTWPVFDAAKLPEHRFVAEDGTGADGSGAVLGWVAATAVSDRCAYAGVVEHSVYVHPDARGRGVGSALLRALLASTEAAGIWTVQSGIFPENTASLALHARLGFRVIGTRERIGRHHGRWRDVVLVERRSLVVG
- a CDS encoding YnfA family protein, yielding MLVVRSLALFAVAALFEIGGAWLVWQGVREHRGWAWIGAGVIALGLYGVVATFQNDDHFGRILAAYGGIFVAGSIAWGMVADGYRPDRYDIVGALICLAGMAVIMYAPRGGN
- a CDS encoding flotillin family protein: MNAMTVGLGALVVLCLLAVLALSRLFRKVEQGKALIVSKMRKVDVTFTGQVVLPVLHRAEVMDISVKTIEITRAGKEGLICRDNIRADIRISFFVKVNKTVEDVVKVAQAVGTARASDRDTLQELFHAKFSEALKTVGKQLDFTDLYTKREELRYRIIEVIGVDLNGYHLEDAAIDYLEQTPLTQLDPANVLDAQGIRKITELTAVEHVRTNEAQRTEEKEITRQNVDAREAVLELERRQADAEIKQRREIETVRAREEAETARVVEEERLRAQGAFLRTEEQLGVQRENQAREVAVAAKNRERVLAIESERIEKDRLLEVIARERETELTRIAASKEVEAEKRDIAEVVRERVAVDRTVAEQEESIKKLRAVEEAERQRQAVIIAAEAEAQEKLVKDIKAAEAAEQSATHRAAEELTMAEARLKSAELEAQAKLKLAEATRAESAAEGLAAVEVRDKEADVIGKAGRAEAEAAEARLRAEAEGARAKALADAEGTRAKALAEADGVGEKLKAEAAGLTEKAAAMAALDEASRAHEEYRLRLAAEKDIRLAGLDVQRQIAEAQATVLATGLENADIDIVGGESVFFDRLMSSIALGKGVDGFVEHSQTAQALARPYLDGTSSLADDLGRVLGSVSTADVQNLTVSALLMKLMQTGGAQAGQVRKLLDRAGELGLADTPLTSLKAGALNGSAGA